Genomic DNA from Thermoanaerobaculum aquaticum:
CGGATGCAGCGATGCTCCTTCGCTCCCCCCGCCAGCGCCTGCTTTGGGAGGAGCTTTCCCGCCGGGGGGGATGGGCGGTGGAAAGCGAGCTTTTGGCCGAGCTCGGGCTTTCCCGCTCGGTCAGCGACGCTCTGGTGAAAAAAGGGCTTTTGCGCCGCTTTCAGCAGCTGCGCAAGAAAGCCCCCCAACGCTGGGAGCTTCCCCCGTCGCCTCTACCGGAAAGCCTTTCCCCCTCCCAGGAGGAGGCTTGCGCCAGGCTCCAGGCGGCGCTTTTGGCCGGGAGGTTTCAGGCTTTTCTGCTTTTGGGTGTTACCGGCTCGGGAAAAACCGAGGTTTACCTGCGCACGGCCGAAGCGGCGGTGCGGGCGGGAGGGCAGGCGCTGATCCTGGTGCCGGAAATTGGGCTTACCCCCAAGGTGGCGGGGGAGCTGGCGGCCCGCTTTGGCTCCCGGGTGGCGGTGCTGCACTCCTCCCTCCCGGCGGGGGAGCGCTTCGCCCTGTGGGAGAAGGCCCGCCGCGGGGAGGTGGACGTGGTGGCCGGTCCCCGTTCCGCCTTGTGGGCACCGCTGGCGCGCTTGCGGCTCATCGTGGTGGACGAGGAGCAAGACCCGTNNNNNNNNNNNNNNNNNNNNNNNNNNNNNNNNNNNNNNGTGCTTTTGGCTTCCGCCACCCCAGCTCTGGAAACCGTATGGCTGGCCCAGCAGGGGAAGGTCACGCTTTTGGAGCTTCCCGAGCGGGTGAGCGGCGACCGTCTGCCCCAGGTGGAGGTGGTGGACCTGGCCAAGGCCCCGCCCGAGCCCGGGGAGCACGGCCGGCGCTGGTTTTCCCCTCGGCTTTTGGAGCTTTTGCAGGCGACGCTTGAGCGCGGGGAGCAGGCCATCCTCCTGGTGAACCGGCGGGGTTGGGCTCCGGTGTTGCTCTGTCGCGATTGCGGGCACACCATGCCCTGCCGGGACTGCGCCATCCCCCTCACCCTGCACCGGCGCCCTGGGAAGCTGGTGTGTCACTACTGCGGCTATACGGTGGAGCCACCCACGGCGTGCCCTCGCTGCGGCGGTGGGCTGCTGGAGGACGTGGGGGCCGGCACCGAAAAAATTGCCGCAAAGCTCGCCGAGCGCTTCCCCCAGGCGGTGGTTGGCATCCTTGACCGGGACACCGCCCGCACCCCCGCCCAGCTCATGGCCACCTTGGAGCGCTTTGCCCGCGGCGACATTCAGGTGCTCGTGGGCACGCAAATGGTCTCCAAGGGGCATCACTTCCCCAGGGTGACCCTTACCGCCGTCATTAACGCCGACAACCTTTTGGGCTTTCCCGACTTCCGAGGTGCCGAGCGGACCTTTCAGCTTTTGACCCAGGTGGCCGGCCGGGCCGGGCGGGGCGACAGACCCGGGTTGGTGGTGTTTCAAACCTACCATCCCGACCATTACGCCATTGCCGCTGCCGCTCAACACGACGTCAAGCGCTTCGTGGAGGGGGAGCTGGCCTACCGCAGGGCCTTTCGGTACCCCCCGTTTTACCGCCTGGCGTTGGTGCGCTTTGAGTCCACCCGAGAGGTGGCCGCCATCAAAGCGGCGGAGCAAGCGGCAAGAAACGTCCCGCGGGCGGCCGGTCTGCACCTCCTGGGGCCCACCTCAGCCCCCATCCCCCGCCTGCGGGGACGCTACCGCGTGCACTTCCTGCTCTTGGCCAGCCGTCGGCAGCTGCTGCGGCAGGCTCTCACGGCGGTCACCGGCAGCAAACTACCAGCGGGGGTGCGGCGCATTGTGGATGTGGACCCCTTAAGCACGGTGTGAAAGGTCGTCCCAAAAGCGGCCGCCTTCTATTCCTCGGGTTCGCCTGGGGAGGAAAACTGGGCGGCCAGGAGGTCCACGGTGCGGGGCCCCAGGCGAATGACCCGGAAGCTCTCGGCGGCCTCCAAGCCTTGCGGGCGACCTGCTTCTTCCGCCAGCCGGCAAAACACCACCTGCGCCTTTTCCAGCGGGAACTGGGAAGCATGGCAGGCCAGCAGGGCCATCTTTTGCTCGAAGACGGGGGCAATGTCGAAAAAGCGGTTGGGCTCGTCGGTGCCGGCAAGCCAGAGCTCCTCCGGCACGTGGGGGGCAAACCCCGCCGCGGCCAGCTCCGGAAAGATGCCCGCTTTTTTCACCGCCGGATAGAGGGCCTCCACGGCCGCCTGCCCTACCGCCCGGTGGTCGGGGTGGTTGATGTAGGCCCCGTGCCGAAACCAAACGGTAGGGTCGTGGGTGAGCACGATGTGGGGCCGCACCTGACGGATAACCCGCACCAGATCTTTGCGCAGCTCCAAGGTTGGCTGGACCATGCCGTCTTCGTAACCCAGCCAGATTACCTCGGCGCCCAGCATGGCTGCCGCCCGGGTTTGTTCCTCCCGCCGCCGGGCGATCACCCGCTCTTTGGGGTCGCTGTCATCGTGGGTGCCTTTGTCGCCGTCGGTGACGATGCAAAGGTAAACCTTAGCCCCTTTGCTGACCATGGTGACCAATGTGCCACCAGCAAGGGCTTCAGCGTCATCGGGATGAGCAAATACCGTCAAAATTCGCGTTTCCATGTTGGGTATACTAGCAATTGGGTTTGCTTGCTGTTGGGCGCGAGCTAACCCAGGGGGCATGCATGGCACGGCCTACGGTTTTGGTGGTGGACCCGGAGACGCACCGCCGACAAGAACTAACGCAAGGGCTTGCGAGTTTCGGTTACGAAGTGGTGGCGGCTGGCGACGAGGCGGAGGGGCGGAAGTTCGCCCTCGGGCTTGGGCCTCAGGTGGTTGTTGCTGATGCCAAGCTGGGTGGCTTTGGCGACGCCACGATTTTGGGGGAGTTTGCAGCCGAGAGCAAACCGCTGCTCATCCTTCTGGTGGAGACCGAAGCGGCAGCGGAAGAGGTTCCCGAAGAAGCGTACGCAGTCCCCACCCAGGGCCTCACCACCAAAGCGCTGCTGCGGAAGCTGCGCACGGTGCTGGTGGGGAAAGAAGTGGGCCTGAAGGCCGACGAGCGGTTGGAGAGCCTGCTGGGCGACGAAAGCGCCCTGGCATTTTTCGACCTTTTGCCGCTGCTCCAGCGATCGGTGGTCACCGGGCGGGTGCTTTTTGCCGGCGGCGAAGTGGCGCTGGAGGGCGGTGAGGTAATTGCCGCGCGATTGGGACCAGCTCGGGGGGTGAAGGCCTTTGCCCGCTTAGGCAGGGTGGGGCACGGGACCTACCGGGTGCTTTTGGGCTTGCCCGGGGCGGAGCGGGAAATCCGCGAGGACCTTTTGACCCTCATGGCCACGGCCATTGAGGACCAGCACACGTTTAACGAGCTGGTGAGCCAGTTTCCCGGGTTGGAGGCACGGGTCCAGGTGGTGATGGGTCCCGGGTTTTTTGCCACCCAGTTCACCACTGCGCAGCAACAGATTCTGGGGGCCTCGCAAGACTCTCCGTCCTTGCGGGAGCTTCTGGATCGCGTACCGCTGTTGGACGGTCAGGTGCTGGCCGAGCTGGTTCGACTCAAGGAACTGGGCTTTGTGGCCTTTGCCGAGCCTGAGCTTAAAGTGCGGGTGGTCACTGACTCCACCTCCGATTTGCCCCCGGAAGTGGCAGCTCAGCACCACATCCAGGTGGTTCCCGTGACGGTGTTCCTGGGCGAGGAGATCCACAAGGACGGGGTGGACATTACGCCCCGGGAGTTTTACCGGCGGCTGGCCAGCGAAAAGGACCTCCACCCCCGCACCAATCCCCCAACTCCCGGGGAGTTCTTGACCGCCTACCGGCAGGTCGTAGAAAAAAGCGATGTGGTTTCCGTGCACATTTCCGAGAAGATGTCGCAAACTGTAGTGCATGCCCGGCAGGCGATCACCGAAAACCGCGACAAGCTCGAAGCCCTAGCGGCCAACCGCGGCCTTCTACAGGTGGAGGTGGTGGATTCCCGCGCTGTGAGCGCGGCCTTGGGGACCCTGGCGGTTTTTGCGGCGCGCATGGCCTTCCGGGGTTTGGCCCCGGCGGAAATTCGCAAGCGCCTGGAGGACATGCGCGAGCGCATGCACATGATCTTCGTGGTGGACACCCTGGAGTACCTGGCCCGCGGCGGACGGATTGGCAAGGCCCGGGCGCTTTTGGGGCAAATGCTGGGCATCAAGCCTATCCTTACCGTTGCCGATGGGGAGGTGGCCCCATTGGACAAGGTGCGTGGGGGCCGGGCGGCGCACCCGCGGGTCATCGAGCTATTCAAGAAGCGGGTGGACGCGGCGCAACCGGTGGTGGTGGCCATCGCCCACGCTCAGGCCCCAGTGTGGGCCGATCGGCTGAAGAACCTCATTCAGGATAACTTCAAAGTTTCCGAGCTGTTGGAATGCGAAATTGGCCCCACCGTAGGCACCCATGTGGGGCCCGGGACGGTGGGAGCGGTGATGTTCCAACCGCGTCCCGACGAGCAGCCCCTCATTGCTCCGCTGCCCACCTCGTAAGCGGGGTCGTTACTGAAGCCAGGCAGCCAGGCGCGGCCAAAAGAGCCGCCGGCACTCGGGGTGGGTGACGAGGCTGACGTGGCCTGGCCTTATCGGGCAACCATCATCTTCGCCCACCACCCAGAACTCCTTGCTTTCAGCCGGAATCATCTGCCAGAGCCTTTGGCAGAGCGGGGGTGGGGACCACAACCAGTCCCCGGCACCGGCAACCAGCAAGACGGGAAACGACAAGCTCGGCAGATGAGAAAGCACCGAAACTCCTCCGCGGGTGACCCATGCCCCGTTGAGGTTCCACTGTAGCCATTGGGCCATGATGCCCCCATCTTCGTCCTCGGGCCCAAAGCGCAAAAAGCGAGCGGGGAAGCGCCCCAGTCGGTGGCAGAGAAAAACGGCAAAGCGGGCGGTGAAGCGTCGGTAGCTTCGAAGCGAGGGGTACGGAGTGGCCAAGATGGCAAGCTTTGCCACCTTTTCCGCCAAGCGAGGCATAAGCGCCAGCGCGGTGAGCGCTGCTGCTCCTGCCGCCGAGTGGGTGACGATCCGCAGCGGATCTCCTCTGGATGCCACCTCCAGCGCTGCGGGGATATCGTGCACCGCCCAATCCTCGAAGCACCACCGGGCTCCCGGCGGTTTGCGCTGGGATTGGCCGTGACCGCGAAAGTCCAGGACGTAAGCGCAGAAACCTTGCTCGGCCAGGAAACGAGCAAATCCCACCCCCCGGGTGCCCAGCCAAAAGGTGTGGTTGGAGAAAGCACCGGTCAAAAGCAGCACCGCCGGAGCATCAGGATCTCCCCAGCGGTGAAGGGCTAGTTGCACGCCGTCCTTGGTGGTGGTGGAAAGAGACGTGCCGGTGACACCCGGGGTTGTTTTCACCATACCCGGAAACTTTAACGGTGCGAAGCGGGAAGGTGAAGGGTTAGCCGGTTGTTATCCCATACGTGAGGTACTCCGCAGAGGAGCAGGCAAGCTCGTGGCAGGTGGTTTTCGACGGCAGCTGTACCCTGTGCCGGGTAAGCTCCCAGTTTCTGGCCAAAAAGCTGGCCGGGTTACCGGTGGTGTTTGTGGACGGGCACGCTGCCGGGTTGTCCGCCCGGGAGTTCACAGAAATGAGGGTGTGCACCCCCGAAGGCGAGGAGCTTCGGGGCTTTCCCGCGGTGGTGAGGCTTTTGGCCCTCCGTGGGCGCTGGCCCTGGCTGTGGAAGGCTTTGCTGAGGCCTCCGTTCTTGACCATTGGCAACTGGGGCTACCGGCTGGTGGCGAGGTTCCGGCACCGCTTGTTTTCCCGCTAACCCCCTGGGTTTGTGAATCGAGGTACAATCCCACCGTGACCAGGGAAGGCGATGCACTGGTGGTGGTGGGTGCGGGGATCGTGGGGCTGGCGACCGCCTACCATCTGGCCCGCAGCTCCGCCCTGCCCGTAATTGTGGCGGAAGCGGAAGGCAGGGTAGCGCGCCATCAAACCGGGCACAACTCGGGGGTCATCCACTCGGGTCTCTACTACCGTCCCGGATCCTTAAAGGCCCAGCTGTGCCGGAAGGGCAGGGAAGAGCTGCTGGCCTTTTGCCAATCTCACGGTATCCCGTTTGAGCTTTGCGGCAAGCTGGTGGTAGCCACCCGGGAGGAACAAATCCCGGCCCTGGAGGAGCTGGCCCGGCGGGGGGAAGCCAACGGTTTGGAGGCCTTGCGCTGGGTGGAGGGAGCGGAGATCCCCAGGTACGAACCTGCCGCTCGGGGTGTGGCGGCCCTTTGGGTGGGGGACACGGGGATTGTGGATTTCCGCCAGGTGGCCGAGGTCCTGGCCCGGGAGGTGCAGCAGGCTGGTGGCGAGCTGCGCCTGGGCTTCCGGGTGCGGCAGCTGGCGTCCACCGGCCGGGGCTGGCGGCTGAACGGCCCGGGTGGCGCCATGGAGGCCCGTGGGGTGGTGGTGTGTGCCGGTCTCCACGCCGACCGCTTGGCCCGGCAGGTGGGGGTGGGTGGTGGGATCAGGATCGTGCCTTTTCGCGGTGAGTACTGGGAATTGGCCGCCCACCGCCGGCATTTGGTGCGCAACTTGATTTACCCGGTTCCCGACCCCCGCTTTCCTTTCCTGGGCGTGCACTTTACCCGCCGCCTGGACGGCCGCGTGGAAGCCGGCCCCAACGCGGTGTTGGCCTTTGCCCGGGAAGGCTACCGCTTCTCGCAGGTTTCGCTGCGAGATCTGGCCGAAACCCTGACGTTTCCGGGCTTTTGGCGACTGGCCCGACGCTACTGGCGCACGGGATTAGCCGAAATGCGGCGCTCCCTTTCCAAGGCTTGCTTTTGTCGAGCGCTGCAAGAGCTGGTCCCGGAAATTCGTGAGGAGGACCTGGAGGGGCGCGGCTCAGGGGTGAGGGCCCAGGCTTTGGACCGGCAGGGCCAGCTGCTGGATGACTTTGCCTTTGGGGAGGCCCCCCGGGGGCTTTTCGTGCTCAACGCCCCTTCCCCCGCCGCCACCGCGGCCCTGGCCATTGGCAGGGTCATTGGTGACAAGGCCCTGGAGCTGGTGGCCTAGCGGTTTAGCGGCTCATGGCCTCGGCGAGCTTTTCTTTCACCTGTTCTCGTTGGGCCAGGTGGGCGGCTTTCCCCTGGTAAATGCTGCCGGAGCCGCCCCCCCTGCCGGCCAGCTCGCTGGCAACCAGCTCCCCGAGTTGCTTGATGTCCGGACGGTTGGCAGCCAGCAGGAAGTACCCGTGGCCTTCCTTACCAGCGGTGGCCAGCAGAACGCCCTGGGGTTGGGCCTCCAGGAAAGCCCGGGCCAGCCGCTGCAGGAAGGTCAGCTCCGCATCTTCCCGGTGAAAGACCACCACCCTCTCGGAGCTGGTGGCCAGCTTTTCCCCTAAGAGGACCGCCAGCTCTTCCTGCGTGCGGCGCAGCTGCCTTGCCAGCTCCGCAAGCTCAGCCAGCTTGGCCTCGGCCACCGTCGCCAGCTCCTGGTCGCCAGCGCCCAGCAGCTTGCGCAGGGCAGCGTTGCGGGCCTCGTGGGCGTGCAGCCGGCGACGCAAGCGGTTCCCGGCCACAAAGTAAACGCGGGTTCCACCGCGCATGGGTTCGGTAGCCACCAGCGCAAGAGCTTCGATTTCCGCGGTATTTGCCAGGTGTGTGCCGCCGCAGGTGGCCACGTCCACCCCTTCGATTTCCACCAAGCGCACCTTGCCCCGGTGGCCCTCCGGCAAACCCCGGCTGCGGAGCTTGGGGAGGTTCGCCACCTCCTCCGGCTCCAGGTAGTGGACGCGAACCGCTCGGGCGGCACGGATTTCCCCGGCCACCCAGGCTTCCAGCTCGGCGAGCTGGGGCGGGCTCAAGGAAGGAACATCCAGCTCCACATCGCAAAGCTCGGCTCCCAAATGAAACGCCGTGGTTTTCCAGCCAAAGCGGTCTTCGGCAATGGCCGAAAGGAGGTGCTGGCCGGTGTGCTGCTGCATATGGTCGTAGCGCCGCTGCCAGTCCAGCTCCAGCGTGACCTCACCCGAGGGGGGCTCCCCTTGCAGGTAGTGGCGAATCCCCTGGGGACCCTTTTGCACATCCACCACAGGAACGCCGGCCACCGTGCCGCGATCCGCCGGCTGACCACCCCCTTCGGGGTAAAAGATGGTGTCTGCCAGCTCGATCCACACACCCCGATCATCGCGCCCGCTGGCGATCACTCGGGTTTGCAGCCGGGATAGGTAAGGATCACGGTAAAAAGCGGGAACCTGTTCCATGCTGGGCATCTTAGCGCAGGGCGTCATGGCTCGAAGCGTAGGGTTTCCACCGCTTTTGAGTGGCGAATCCCACCGGTGTGACCCAGCTCACTGCCGCCGGAGGGTAAGGGGCTTAGGTTGGTACGTGGAGGCAGCCATGAATCTCGTCGCCAGCTTTTCAGGGTATCGGCCAGTTCGGCGGACGTACGGTCGCCACTGGCCCTTTATTGCCGTCATGGTGCTTTTCCTGTTGAGCCTGGCCATCGGTGCCTTGGCCCACAACCACCCGCAGCGGGAGGGCAAGCTGGTGGGAAAGGTGGAAGCCCTTCCCCCTGACGGGCTGGTGGGGGACTGGACGGTGGCAGGGGTGGTGGTGCACGTGACCGCCGAAACCGAAATTGACCAGGAACACGGACAGGTGCAAGTGGGCGGCGTGGTGAAAATTGAGGGTACTTTCCGCACCGATGGTTCTCTGGACGCCAAGGAAGTGGAGGTCCTGGCCAACCCGGGACCGGTGACGCCGCCGGCGGACAGCAAGGTCTTTGGGGTCGTTAAGCTCCAGCCCACCGCCGCTGCTCCCGTGGAGGCGGAAGGGGTCGCTCTCATCCGGGTATTTAAGCTCGGTGACACCGTGGTCCGCGAGGACTTCAAGGTAGGCGTGGAGCACCTCTTGCCGGAGCACATGTACGACGTCTTCGTGGATGGCGTGCACGCCGGAGCCATTTCCACCGATGGAGAAGGGGAAGGGCATCTCTTCCTTTCCACCGCGTCCCTGCCGGGGGCGGAGCCGTTGCCGCCCGAACTTTCGCCGCTGTTGGACCGGCAACAAGTGGAGGTGCGCGACGGCAGCACCGTGATCCTTACCGGGAACTTTGCCGATGCTCGCTGGGACGGCGGCGGCCATCCCCAGCGCGAATACCTGGCGGTAGCCCCCCTGGCCTCCTCCGAAGGCGTGGTGATGGGCCTGGGGGTTGCGGAAATCAAGGAAAGCAAGCAAACGCTGAAGTTGGCCGCGTTTTTCCTGCCAGCCACGGCGCCGGTGACGGTGGTGGTGGACGAGCAGGAGCTAGGAACCGTGCAGACCCAGGCCAATGGGTACATCCATGTGATCTTCTCCACCCAGCCGGAGGATGACCAGTTGCCGCTTCCCGAGGCGTCCTTGCCGGTGTCTTCCTGGCAAAAGCTGGAGCTGCGTGATGCTTCGGGCGAAGTGTTGCTTTCGGGTGAGTTTATGCCCACGGCGCGTCCCGGCACCGCCACCGCCCCTGGCCAAGTGCGGCGGTACTTGGGGAGGCCTCACCGTTAAGCCTCATCCCTCCTCGCCTTGACCCCGGCTCTGCCGGGGTTTTTCTTTTTGGGGTGGTGACTTCACGCCCGGTGCGTTCGAGAAGCGGTTTGGCTTTCAAACTTACCCCTATACTCCCGCCGTGGAGCAAGGGTAGCGGATGCGCTGGCTTGAGAAGGCTGTGGCGGCAGGGACAAAAAAACAGGTGCTGGCGTTTTTGGCCGTGGCGATGCTGGTGTTTTGGGGTGTTGTGGGCCACACCCTGGCGGTTGTGAAATACGCTGGCGATTGGCGCGGCTTTTTCCGCCTGGGAAGCGGGTTTTACCACCCTGCGGTGATGCAGGACGTTCCCCGGGATAGCCCCTGGGGTTACGATGGGCAGTTTTACGCCGCGTTAGCTGCCGACCCGTGGCTTTGTAATCCCGAAACCCAAAAGGCTTTGGATAACCCCTCCTACCGCGCCCAGCGCATGCTTTTGCCCGCTTTGGCTTGGGTTTTGGCTTTGGGCAACGGTCATGCAGCACTTTGGTGGTATTTAGCCTTGGTTTGGCTTTTGGCGCTTGGCTCTGTGCTGATCGTGGCTTGGTGGCTTATGCGCACCGGTGTCCCGGTTCTTTGGGCCCTGCCGCTTCCGGTAACGGCGGGTTTAGTTACCTCGCTTACCCGGGCCACCCCGGACGGTGCAGCGGTGACGCTGTTGCTGGGTGCTCTCCTGGCTTTGGAGTGGCGAAAATGGGGTTGGGGTGGCGCTTTTCTTGCTGCCGCCGTGCTGGCCCGGGAGACCACGCTGCTGCTGGTGCCGGCGGTGGTGTGGTGGCAGTGGCGGGAACAACACCTGCGGCGGGGTGTTTTGCTTGTCATTCCCGCCCTGGTAGCGTTTTTCGGCTGGCGGGTGTACCTGCACTTGCAGGTGGGTTCCGCCTTCTCCACGAAAGATCTGGCCAACTTTGGGTTTCCGCTGGCCTGGCTTCCCTGGAAGATCCGCCAGGTGTTTGCCGCTGCCGATATCAACGGGGTGGAGGTCCTGGGTCTCGTGGCTCTGCTGGCTACCGTGGGTTCTCTGGCTTTCGCGGTCCATCCCGGCATGGGCCTGTGGGAGCTAGCCTACCTGGCCTTTGGGCTCTTGGGGTTGGTTTTGGGTCCCAGCGTCATCACCGAGGCGTACGCGTACTCCCGGGTGCTGCTGGTCTTGTCGTTTCTGGCGGTGGTACTGGCCGTAAAAGCCCAGTTGGTTTGGAGGAAGACCGCGCTTTTTGCCGTGCCGGTTCTTTGGGGGCTGTTGGGCCTGGTGCTGGTTCGTGGCGAAATGATCCCCCACGGGGGTGTCATTCCCGTCTTCAAAGCTCTTCTCATCCATCTTGCCCGGCTTTAGGGCAGTACTTGCCTTTGAAGGGCCAAGCTTCGGCGAAAGCCCAGGCCTTTTTTCCTCCTCAAGCTGCTGCTTGCCAGCGGGCCGCAGCTCAAGCGCCCTTGCTTACTTCTTCCAGCACCGAGAGGAAGCGGTCGTAGGGGAGGGCTTGCCAGCTTTCGGCGGAAACCGCCCCACCGGCCCGGGAAATGAGGGAAACCTTGTGGGCGGTTTCGGCGTCGGGGGCTTCGTAAATGTCCATGAAATCGTAAGGGCCGAGGATTGCGTAGTGAGCCAGGAACTTCACGCCAGGGCATAAGCTCTTGACCTTTTGCAGCCACTCTTTCCCCATGGCCCGGCGGGCCTGGGCACTTTGGCTGGACTCGGGTGCGAGCTTGGTCAGCAGAATGAAAATCGGCATAGGCACCTCCTTTTTCTCTTTTTTCAATGTAGGCCTTGACCGCGGGCTCGTCGAGGTGGGTTTGTTATGCTTAAGGCACCCAAGTTGCTTTGGGAGGAGCCAGGAGCCATGCCCAGGTACTGCGAACAATGCGATACCTACTTCGGTGACAGCTTTGCGGTTTGTCCGCTCTGTGGCGGGGAGCTTCCCTTGGCAACCACGCTTCAGGAGGAAACATGGGTGGTGGTGGGAACCGCCCGCAACCCCGCTGATGCCGAGATTTTGGGAGGGCTCTTGGCCGCCCGGGAAATTCCCCATGTGGTCGCTAACCGCGGCGTGAGCCAGTACCCCGCACCCGATGCGGGGATGGAGCTTTACCTGCTGCTGGTTCCCGACAGCTTCGCCGCGGCGGTCCAGGAGCTGCAGGCGGCCGCGGAACGGGGTGAGCTTTCGGTGACGGATAAGGACCTGGAGGAGGAAGCATGAGCACACCGATGCGCTTGGGGAGGTACCAAATCCTGGGGGAAATTGGCCGCGGGGCCATGGGGGTGGTGTACCGGGGGTGGGACCCGCAGCTGGAGCGGCCGGTGGCCATCAAGGCCATCCGCGCCGACACCGTCAGCGGGGGAACGGAAGAGGAAATCGTCGCCCGTTTTTTGAGGGAAGCCAAGCTGGCCGCCCGCATCGTGCATCCCGGTGTGGTCACAGTGTACGACGCCGGTGAGGAGCAAGGGCAGCTCTACCAGGTCATGGAGCTGGTGGAAGGGGAATCGCTGGCGGCGCGGCTGCGCCGGGGAGATTTTCCTACCCAGCGGGAGGCCCTGGAATTGGCGGCGCAGGTGGCCGAAGCGTTGGGAGCCGCCCATCAAGCCGGCGTGGTGCACCGGGATGTGAAGCCGGCCAACATCCTCATTGGCAGGGACGGCAGGGTCAAGGTCAGTGACTTTGGCGTGGCCAAAGCGGTGGGGGAAGCCACCGGCCTGACCCGCACCGGCACCACCGTGGGCAGCCCCGCTTACATGTCCCCGGAGCAGGTGCGGGGTGAGCACGTGGACGCCCGCTCCGATTTGTTTTCCCTGGGCGTGATCCTGTACGAGATGCTGCTGCGCAAAAGGCCCTTTCCCGCGGAAACCCTCACCACCCTGGTTTACCAGATCCTCAACACGGATCCCTTTGCCGACCCCCAGGCTTTTGGCTCCCTGTCCCCGGAGCTGGTGGCGTTTCTCAAACGGTGTTTGGCTAAGGACCCGGCGCAGCGAGTTCCTGACGCCACCACCTTTGCCGCACAAGCCCGCGCGCTGGCGCAAAAGGGGGAAGTGGAAAGCACGCTGTCCACCTTCCCCACCATGCCCCTGGCGACCGTTCAGACCGGGCGCCCGGAAGCCCCGCCGGTGGCTGAGCCAAAAAAGCGGAAAGCGGTTCTTTGGCTCGCGGTGGCGGCGGGGGTGGTGCTTTTAGGTTTGCTTCTGCTCCTGGGTCGGCGCTCGAGCCCGCCCCCGGCCACCGTGCTTCTGGCGGACGCCACGCCCGTGCCCCAGGAACCCTTAGCCGCCGGGACCCCCCAGGTCCCTGCCGTGCTCCCCAGTCCTACGCCCACCGTGGCACCGACGGCAACCCCACTTCCCACGCCCACGCCGCTCCCGGTGGTGCCGGCGGTGGAACCCACAGGTCTGCCCACCCCAACACCCACGCCACCGCCGCCAGTGGTCAAGACCTACTACGGCCGGCATGGGGCGGTGTTCAACGTGGACCCGGAAGATGCGCTGGTGGAAATCGAAGGAAAAGCCATCGGCATTGCCGACGATTGGGACGGCAAGGGGGGCGGCAAGGTCTACGTTTTTCCCGGTCCGGGAACCTACTACGCCAGGCTCTCGTTGAAAGGCCACAGAACGGTATGGGTGGCCATTGTGATATCGCCCAATGCCAAAGATGAAAACGCGGACGTGGACTGGGAGCTGGAGGAGCTTTAAAAAACGCGGCCGTGAGGCCACGGAGGTCGGTCATGGAGCTTAAAGAAAAGGTTCCG
This window encodes:
- a CDS encoding primosomal protein N' family DNA-binding protein; translation: MFVRVAFPLAVPEALTYRVPEAWVPQARPGVRVLVPLRGRARVGLVLEQETQPPEGVATILPVQEVLDEEPLLPPHVLELVRFVSDYYFCPPGLVAKTAIPPKLMQLPPARLELGPRAVELWPALSGKARELVGFLLEKRRVSLPNLRARGFDPDELRRLLPELEERQVLRLVQPAPPREAGSWVSVLSLVAERADAAMLLRSPRQRLLWEELSRRGGWAVESELLAELGLSRSVSDALVKKGLLRRFQQLRKKAPQRWELPPSPLPESLSPSQEEACARLQAALLAGRFQAFLLLGVTGSGKTEVYLRTAEAAVRAGGQALILVPEIGLTPKVAGELAARFGSRVAVLHSSLPAGERFALWEKARRGEVDVVAGPRSALWAPLARLRLIVVDEEQDP
- the priA gene encoding replication restart helicase PriA, with amino-acid sequence VLLASATPALETVWLAQQGKVTLLELPERVSGDRLPQVEVVDLAKAPPEPGEHGRRWFSPRLLELLQATLERGEQAILLVNRRGWAPVLLCRDCGHTMPCRDCAIPLTLHRRPGKLVCHYCGYTVEPPTACPRCGGGLLEDVGAGTEKIAAKLAERFPQAVVGILDRDTARTPAQLMATLERFARGDIQVLVGTQMVSKGHHFPRVTLTAVINADNLLGFPDFRGAERTFQLLTQVAGRAGRGDRPGLVVFQTYHPDHYAIAAAAQHDVKRFVEGELAYRRAFRYPPFYRLALVRFESTREVAAIKAAEQAARNVPRAAGLHLLGPTSAPIPRLRGRYRVHFLLLASRRQLLRQALTAVTGSKLPAGVRRIVDVDPLSTV
- a CDS encoding PIG-L deacetylase family protein — translated: METRILTVFAHPDDAEALAGGTLVTMVSKGAKVYLCIVTDGDKGTHDDSDPKERVIARRREEQTRAAAMLGAEVIWLGYEDGMVQPTLELRKDLVRVIRQVRPHIVLTHDPTVWFRHGAYINHPDHRAVGQAAVEALYPAVKKAGIFPELAAAGFAPHVPEELWLAGTDEPNRFFDIAPVFEQKMALLACHASQFPLEKAQVVFCRLAEEAGRPQGLEAAESFRVIRLGPRTVDLLAAQFSSPGEPEE
- a CDS encoding DegV family protein, with protein sequence MARPTVLVVDPETHRRQELTQGLASFGYEVVAAGDEAEGRKFALGLGPQVVVADAKLGGFGDATILGEFAAESKPLLILLVETEAAAEEVPEEAYAVPTQGLTTKALLRKLRTVLVGKEVGLKADERLESLLGDESALAFFDLLPLLQRSVVTGRVLFAGGEVALEGGEVIAARLGPARGVKAFARLGRVGHGTYRVLLGLPGAEREIREDLLTLMATAIEDQHTFNELVSQFPGLEARVQVVMGPGFFATQFTTAQQQILGASQDSPSLRELLDRVPLLDGQVLAELVRLKELGFVAFAEPELKVRVVTDSTSDLPPEVAAQHHIQVVPVTVFLGEEIHKDGVDITPREFYRRLASEKDLHPRTNPPTPGEFLTAYRQVVEKSDVVSVHISEKMSQTVVHARQAITENRDKLEALAANRGLLQVEVVDSRAVSAALGTLAVFAARMAFRGLAPAEIRKRLEDMRERMHMIFVVDTLEYLARGGRIGKARALLGQMLGIKPILTVADGEVAPLDKVRGGRAAHPRVIELFKKRVDAAQPVVVAIAHAQAPVWADRLKNLIQDNFKVSELLECEIGPTVGTHVGPGTVGAVMFQPRPDEQPLIAPLPTS
- a CDS encoding alpha/beta fold hydrolase, with translation MVKTTPGVTGTSLSTTTKDGVQLALHRWGDPDAPAVLLLTGAFSNHTFWLGTRGVGFARFLAEQGFCAYVLDFRGHGQSQRKPPGARWCFEDWAVHDIPAALEVASRGDPLRIVTHSAAGAAALTALALMPRLAEKVAKLAILATPYPSLRSYRRFTARFAVFLCHRLGRFPARFLRFGPEDEDGGIMAQWLQWNLNGAWVTRGGVSVLSHLPSLSFPVLLVAGAGDWLWSPPPLCQRLWQMIPAESKEFWVVGEDDGCPIRPGHVSLVTHPECRRLFWPRLAAWLQ
- a CDS encoding thiol-disulfide oxidoreductase DCC family protein, which encodes MRYSAEEQASSWQVVFDGSCTLCRVSSQFLAKKLAGLPVVFVDGHAAGLSAREFTEMRVCTPEGEELRGFPAVVRLLALRGRWPWLWKALLRPPFLTIGNWGYRLVARFRHRLFSR
- the lhgO gene encoding L-2-hydroxyglutarate oxidase — translated: MTREGDALVVVGAGIVGLATAYHLARSSALPVIVAEAEGRVARHQTGHNSGVIHSGLYYRPGSLKAQLCRKGREELLAFCQSHGIPFELCGKLVVATREEQIPALEELARRGEANGLEALRWVEGAEIPRYEPAARGVAALWVGDTGIVDFRQVAEVLAREVQQAGGELRLGFRVRQLASTGRGWRLNGPGGAMEARGVVVCAGLHADRLARQVGVGGGIRIVPFRGEYWELAAHRRHLVRNLIYPVPDPRFPFLGVHFTRRLDGRVEAGPNAVLAFAREGYRFSQVSLRDLAETLTFPGFWRLARRYWRTGLAEMRRSLSKACFCRALQELVPEIREEDLEGRGSGVRAQALDRQGQLLDDFAFGEAPRGLFVLNAPSPAATAALAIGRVIGDKALELVA